One Phaseolus vulgaris cultivar G19833 chromosome 2, P. vulgaris v2.0, whole genome shotgun sequence DNA window includes the following coding sequences:
- the LOC137810733 gene encoding probable indole-3-acetic acid-amido synthetase GH3.1, with amino-acid sequence MAVDSAMSSPLGPPACDKDAKALRFIEEMTRNADAVQERVLAEILTRNAHTEYLKRFELGAAADRQTFKSKIPVISYEDVQPEIQRIANGDRSPILSAHPISEFLTSSGTSAGERKLMPTIKEELDRRQLLYSLLMPVMNLYVPGLDKGKGLYFLFVKSETRTPGGLLARPVLTSYYKSDHFKTRPYDPYNVYTSPNEAILCPDSFQSMYTQMLCGLIERNHVLRLGAVFASGLLRAIRFLQLHWPRLVHDIRSGTLTSQITDPAIREYMDNNVIKPDPKLAQFLTEECSKEKWEGIITRIWPNTKYLDVIVTGAMAQYIPTLNYYSGGLPLACTMYASSECYFGLNLNPMCKPSKVSYTIMPNMAYFEFLLHDPISGSTSSKLVDLVDVEVGKEYELVITTYAGLYRYRVGDILRVTGFHNSAPQFHFVRRKNVLLSIDSDKTDESELQNGIENASRLLAEFNTSVVEYTSYADTTTIPGHYVIYWELLSKDSANSPSHEVLNRCCLEMEEALNSVYRQCRVADHSIGPLEIRVVKNGTFEELMDYAISRGASINQYKVPRCVNFTPIVELLDSRVVSVHFSQELPHWTPERRR; translated from the exons ATGGCTGTTGATTCTGCGATGTCGTCCCCATTGGGTCCACCGGCGTGTGACAAGGACGCGAAGGCGCTGCGGTTCATTGAGGAAATGACCCGAAACGCCGACGCCGTCCAAGAGAGGGTGCTGGCGGAGATTCTCACGCGCAACGCCCACACAGAGTACCTTAAACGCTTCGAACTCGGCGCCGCCGCCGACCGTCAAACCTTCAAGTCTAAGATTCCCGTTATCTCTTACGAGGATGTCCAGCCCGAGATTCAACGCATCGCTAATGGCGACCGCTCCCCTATCTTGTCCGCTCATCCCATCTCCGAATTTCTCACCAG TTCTGGTACTTCAGCTGGAGAAAGAAAATTGATGCCAACAATTAAGGAAGAGTTGGATCGTCGCCAACTTCTATACAGCCTCCTAATGCCAGTTATGAACCT TTATGTGCCGGGTTTAGACAAGGGAAAGGGCCTATACTTTTTATTCGTGAAGTCCGAAACAAGGACACCGGGTGGGTTACTGGCCCGTCCGGTTCTCACAAGCTACTACAAAAGCGACCATTTCAAGACCCGACCTTACGACCCGTATAATGTGTACACAAGTCCAAATGAAGCAATTCTCTGCCCCGACTCATTCCAAAGCATGTACACGCAAATGCTCTGTGGCCTCATTGAACGCAACCACGTCCTCCGCCTTGGCGCCGTCTTTGCCTCCGGCCTCCTTCGCGCCATCCGATTCCTCCAACTCCACTGGCCCCGACTCGTCCATGATATCCGATCTGGAACCCTAACTTCCCAAATCACCGACCCTGCAATTAGGGAATACATGGACAATAATGTGATAAAACCCGACCCGAAATTGGCCCAGTTTTTGACAGAAGAATGCTCCAAGGAGAAGTGGGAAGGGATCATCACAAGAATTTGGCCCAACACAAAATACTTGGACGTCATCGTAACGGGAGCCATGGCCCAATACATTCCCACGCTTAACTATTACAGCGGAGGATTGCCCCTTGCATGCACCATGTACGCTTCCTCGGAGTGCTACTTCGGGTTAAACCTAAATCCAATGTGCAAGCCCTCTAAGGTCTCCTACACCATCATGCCAAACATGGCGTATTTTGAATTCCTTCTCCACGATCCTATTTCTGGCTCTACCAGTTCAAAACTGGTGGATTTGGTCGATGTGGAGGTAGGAAAGGAGTACGAGTTGGTAATCACCACCTATGCGGGACTCTACCGGTATCGTGTGGGGGACATCCTCCGAGTCACCGGATTCCACAACTCGGCGCCGCAATTCCACTTCGTGCGGCGGAAAAACGTGTTGCTGAGCATTGACTCGGACAAAACGGACGAGTCGGAGTTGCAGAATGGGATTGAGAATGCCTCGAGGCTCTTGGCTGAGTTCAATACGAGTGTGGTGGAATACACGAGTTATGCTGACACAACGACGATTCCGGGTCACTATGTTATTTACTGGGAGTTATTGAGCAAGGACTCGGCGAACTCACCGAGTCACGAGGTGTTGAATCGGTGCTGTTTGGAGATGGAGGAGGCGCTGAACTCCGTGTACAGGCAGTGTCGTGTTGCGGATCATTCCATTGGGCCATTGGAAATACGCGTTGTGAAGAATGGAACCTTTGAGGAGCTTATGGATTATGCAATATCAAGAGGTGCTTCAATAAATCAATACAAGGTACCTAGGTGCGTGAATTTCACACCCATAGTGGAGTTATTGGACTCTAGGGTTGTGTCAGTGCATTTTAGCCAAGAATTGCCACATTGGACCCCTGAAAGGAGAAGGTGA